GTAGGAGTGGGTGGAGAAgttgggggaggcggagggggagacGAGGATGAAGAGGAGGGGATGGGCGGTGGTGCGGCCTTCTATAGTCTTTGAGAGGGAGTTGGCGAGGGCGAGCTCGCGCATGGAGGGGCGGAGCGCGGttcggcggcgggaggagaaGAAGCCAACGGCGGAGGAGGGATCCGAGGAGGGGGCCTGGAAGCGGCCGAGGGGatcggagagggaggaggggtgggaGAGGGAGCAGTGGCCTGAGACGGAGATGGAGAGCGCGGGGGCGGGCGGTAGGTCGTCGTAGTCggagagggaggccggcggcgcggggaggtggGAGGCGCGGCCGAAGAGGAGGCCGTcgcagtcggcggcggcggcggcgcagcggtggaggagcgcggcgagggcggcgccggagaTGGAGAGGTTTGGCAccggggccggggtggcgccgtcgccgagggcCATCCGTGGACTGGGCTGCATCAAGGGTATGTTCACCTTTGGTTTCGCTTTAAATTGTCGTATAATACTAATGGCTGGACATTAGAGGTCAGAatagttatttttcttttattatctAAAAAATCATGTTTGGAAGTTGTATATTATATATCCTTACATTACATATACTCTATAAGAAATAGTGTCCATATCCTTAATTTATTCATTAGCAAAGATACTTGTCATGCATGTATAAAATTCAAAAGATTTGCTATATATGCTGACGCTAAGATGTTATTTAAGCACCATGGCCTCACTCGTTGCTGACAAATATAATTGTGTTGAGATATGGAATCGATAGTCCGAGTCTTAGATTCAAATCATCCATCCAGACCACACAAAACAACTCAACGTTTTACACTTGATCAGCTGGAGGAAGAGACTTCTTTAACAGTTTCCTGCTCACTTGATTGTCAGAAGCTACGTCAATTCATTCACCATCATGTCAGTATTGTTCTACATGCACAGTCATCAGAGAACAATGGCGGAGCAGTAGCATCTCCTGCCAATTGACTTCAGACCAGTTGTCACCCACCCACAACCTTCCTTGTACCGCTCCACCTGACCACAATTGTAACAAAGGCTTTACTGTTAGTCACGCCACAATTGTACAGGAAAAACCAAATGCAACAACAAAAGACAAATGGACATGCTAAGAAATTTGTCTCCAGGTGTAGGTACCTACCACATCCAAGATTGTATCTGCTTCAGCTTTCACCCCGCCGAATGTGAATATCGACCCACCAAGCACAGCTGAAGAATGGTATCCTCTGGTGTAGTTCATGGGTTCAACCATCACCCATGAAGGCATCCTTGGCTCGTACACCTCGACGGTAGCTACCATTGCTTTAGCCCCAG
This portion of the Setaria viridis chromosome 7, Setaria_viridis_v4.0, whole genome shotgun sequence genome encodes:
- the LOC117863802 gene encoding uncharacterized protein, which codes for MALGDGATPAPVPNLSISGAALAALLHRCAAAAADCDGLLFGRASHLPAPPASLSDYDDLPPAPALSISVSGHCSLSHPSSLSDPLGRFQAPSSDPSSAVGFFSSRRRTALRPSMRELALANSLSKTIEGRTTAHPLLFILVSPSASPNFSTHSYDYRAFLLLGSRLVPASISVVNVGPGFRDQYHAFYPESPMPCLPIPQPSSPEPTGQRHTHTNGEQKAVDEMVDGFGIGRLQGVLGSAAGQAAEMDDMYAGMLRKLEKLAREVEESNLRVLEQENRNLLLRYRYAGMQ